The following are encoded in a window of Thermoproteota archaeon genomic DNA:
- the purS gene encoding phosphoribosylformylglycinamidine synthase, purS protein, whose translation MAEYIVHVIIENKPGISDPEGDTILNDLILKGSFSNVTKVRSAQMLKFTIKAKDKNTAKSQVQKICDDLRIYNPMVSKISLNIES comes from the coding sequence ATGGCAGAATATATTGTTCATGTAATAATTGAAAACAAACCTGGAATCAGTGATCCTGAAGGGGATACCATCCTAAATGACCTGATATTAAAAGGAAGTTTTTCAAATGTAACAAAGGTGCGTTCTGCACAGATGCTAAAGTTTACCATAAAGGCAAAGGACAAAAATACTGCAAAGTCTCAGGTTCAAAAAATTTGTGATGACCTTAGAATTTACAATCCAATGGTCAGCAAAATCTCTTTGAATATAGAATCATAG
- a CDS encoding phosphoribosylformylglycinamidine synthase subunit PurQ: MKVGVIVFPGSNCDRDMFHVLTDVFNLKAQYFWHEKGLPKDLDAIVLPGGFSYGDRLRAGVIAAHSPVIKDVKKMAEKGTPVLGVCNGFQVLVESGLLPGVLLKNNSLNFMCQWTNLIVENNTTPFTNKLKLHQKIPIPIANGEGRYYVDESTLKQLKKKNQIVFRYEETVNGSLDKIAGVCNEDGNVVGMMPHPERATEPEINPIDHKPSSLIFESLIQKIGVKN; encoded by the coding sequence GTGAAGGTCGGAGTCATAGTCTTCCCTGGAAGTAATTGTGATCGAGACATGTTTCATGTCTTAACTGATGTCTTCAATCTAAAGGCACAGTACTTTTGGCATGAAAAAGGATTGCCCAAAGATCTTGATGCCATAGTTCTACCTGGTGGATTCTCATATGGTGATAGATTACGTGCGGGAGTAATTGCAGCTCATAGTCCAGTCATCAAAGATGTAAAAAAGATGGCTGAAAAAGGAACTCCTGTTTTGGGTGTTTGTAATGGATTTCAAGTTCTAGTTGAATCTGGATTGCTACCTGGTGTTCTCTTGAAAAACAATTCGCTAAATTTTATGTGTCAATGGACAAATCTTATTGTTGAGAATAACACTACGCCATTTACAAACAAGCTAAAACTTCATCAAAAGATTCCAATCCCAATTGCAAATGGAGAGGGACGATACTATGTTGATGAATCAACATTAAAACAATTAAAGAAAAAAAATCAAATTGTATTTAGATATGAGGAGACCGTTAATGGCTCCCTTGATAAGATTGCCGGAGTTTGCAATGAAGATGGAAATGTTGTTGGAATGATGCCTCATCCTGAGCGGGCAACAGAACCTGAAATTAATCCAATTGATCACAAGCCTTCCTCATTGATCTTTGAATCCCTAATTCAGAAAATTGGTGTTAAAAATTGA